A portion of the Juglans microcarpa x Juglans regia isolate MS1-56 chromosome 1D, Jm3101_v1.0, whole genome shotgun sequence genome contains these proteins:
- the LOC121257623 gene encoding (R)-mandelonitrile lyase-like — MARPICFGLQYFALLMFFGAVVSFARPPLQPPRQDPSYLKFVFNATELPSEDYYDYIIVGGGTAGCPLAATLSQSYKVLVLERGGVAHGKPNLMNQEGFLNTLMEDNAFDSPAQAFTSEEGVLNARGRVLGGSSAINAGFYSRADQEFYQKSGVHWDLKVVNESYEWIEREIVFRPELRNWQSAIRDGLLEAGVDPYNGFSLDHLVGTKIGGSTFDRTGRRHTAADLLRYARPSNIQVAVYATVERIVLASTSARSRSRLSAIGVVYRDHFRRYHHAMLSRHGEVILSAGAIGSPQLLLLSGIGPRPYLSSWGIPVARHLPYVGQYLYDNPRNGISIVAPTPLEHSLIQVVGITESGAYIEAASNVIPFASPARSIFIRTPSAPLYLTVATLMEKIVGPLSSGTLRLASIDVRLNPIVRFNYLNNPVDLERCVNGTRKIGAVLRSRSLENFKFRNLFGGHDFRFVGPALPVDQSNRRMMEDFCRRTVSTIWHYHGGCVVGKVVDADFRVIGIDALRVVDGSTFGVSPGTNPQATVLMLGRYVGLKLIEERTRR, encoded by the exons ATGGCTAGACCCATTTGCTTTGGGCTACAGTACTTTGCGCTCTTGATGTTCTTTGGTGCAGTTGTTTCTTTTGCTAGACCACCTCTACAACCGCCTCGCCAAG ACCCAAGTTACCTCAAGTTTGTGTTCAATGCTACCGAACTCCCATCCGAAGACTACTATGATTACATCATCGTTGGGGGAGGCACAGCCGGATGCCCATTGGCTGCAACACTATCGCAGTCGTATAAAGTACTAGTGCTCGAGCGAGGCGGTGTTGCCCATGGAAAGCCCAATTTGATGAACCAAGAAGGTTTCTTGAACACACTCATGGAAGACAATGCATTCGACTCCCCTGCCCAAGCCTTCACATCTGAAGAAGGAGTCCTCAATGCTCGAGGTCGCGTTCTTGGTGGCAGCAGTGCGATAAATGCAGGGTTCTATAGCAGAGCAGATCAAGAGTTTTATCAGAAATCGGGTGTCCATTGGGATCTTAAAGTGGTGAACGAGTCCTATGAGTGGATTGAGAGGGAAATAGTGTTTAGGCCAGAGCTAAGGAATTGGCAATCGGCAATTCGAGATGGGTTATTGGAAGCAGGTGTTGATCCCTATAACGGGTTTAGTTTAGATCACTTGGTGGGAACCAAGATTGGCGGTTCGACTTTTGATAGAACCGGGAGGAGACACACTGCCGCTGATCTCCTGAGGTACGCAAGACCATCCAATATTCAGGTGGCCGTGTACGCAACTGTGGAAAGAATAGTACTGGCTTCAACTTCAGCGCGCTCGCGTTCAAGGCTATCAGCAATCGGAGTTGTTTATCGTGATCACTTCAGGAGGTATCACCATGCGATGTTGAGCAGACATGGCGAGGTGATCCTTTCTGCCGGTGCCATTGGAAGCCCACAGCTCCTGCTGCTGAGTGGCATTGGTCCACGGCCTTATCTATCGTCTTGGGGAATCCCTGTGGCTCGTCATCTTCCCTATGTTGGGCAGTACCTTTACGATAATCCCAGAAATGGTATCTCCATTGTGGCCCCAACTCCGCTGGAGCACTCACTGATACAGGTCGTCGGCATCACTGAATCTGGGGCGTACATCGAAGCAGCTTCCAATGTCATCCCTTTTGCATCCCCCGCTCGCTCCATATTCATTCGGACACCATCCGCCCCTCTGTATCTCACTGTGGCTACTCTCATGGAAAAGATTGTTGGGCCACTTTCGAGTGGAACATTGAGACTAGCCTCAATAGATGTGAGGTTAAACCCAATTGTTCGATTCAATTACTTGAACAACCCAGTTGATCTTGAACGCTGCGTGAATGGCACACGCAAGATTGGTGCTGTGCTCAGGAGCAGGTCCTTGGAGAATTTCAAGTTTAGGAACTTGTTCGGTGGTCATGATTTTAGGTTCGTGGGACCTGCATTGCCTGTTGATCAATCCAACAGGCGTATGATGGAAGATTTCTGTCGCCGGACAGTTAGTACCATATGGCACTACCACGGTGGCTGCGTTGTGGGGAAGGTGGTTGATGCTGACTTCCGGGTCATTGGCATTGATGCACTCCGAGTTGTTGATGGGTCGACGTTTGGAGTTTCGCCAGGGACAAATCCTCAGGCCACTGTACTGATGCTTGGAAG ATATGTTGGGCTGAAGTTGATCGAAGAGCGAACGAGACGATGA